A genomic window from Slackia heliotrinireducens DSM 20476 includes:
- a CDS encoding glycoside hydrolase family 3 protein, giving the protein MDIVPGRPCRPKSVSRRTFAAGLAGMASCAALGTLTGCSLFASDDEPKHRDKDSFDVDDSSSEAKGSGGEPMEKPAKTLDDEITEEIAGWNIEQKVAQLFFVRPESFTGMGQVTAAGDTSRTAYGTYPVGGICYFAENLVDPAQTTEMLTNMAQIGVDTIGHAPFLAVDEEGGTVTRIASNPAFGVTDVGDMAAIGDTGDVSQAKSAAQAIAGYLKPLGFNMDFAPCCDIANVEGGVMAQRSFGSDPELVSDMVEAQIEGFVESGMLCSAKHFPGIGAAIGDSHDGSISIGSTLEELQATELVPFQRAVQVGVPFVMVGHLSVPNVTGDDTPASISKVMVTDVLRDQLQYDGIVVTDSLEMGAVTAYGDAGAVMALQAGCDMVLMPLDFAAAYNAVLAAVSDGTLSEERIDESLTRILRVKMTME; this is encoded by the coding sequence ATGGACATAGTACCTGGTAGACCGTGTAGGCCCAAATCGGTGTCGCGCCGCACGTTCGCGGCGGGGCTTGCTGGCATGGCGTCCTGCGCGGCGTTGGGAACGCTGACTGGATGCTCGCTGTTCGCCTCCGACGATGAGCCGAAGCATCGCGACAAGGACTCCTTCGACGTTGACGACAGCTCGTCGGAGGCGAAGGGTTCGGGCGGCGAGCCCATGGAAAAACCTGCCAAAACCTTGGACGACGAGATTACCGAGGAGATTGCAGGCTGGAACATCGAGCAGAAGGTGGCCCAGCTGTTCTTCGTGCGGCCCGAGTCGTTCACCGGAATGGGCCAGGTCACAGCGGCAGGGGATACCAGCCGCACCGCCTATGGCACCTATCCGGTAGGCGGCATCTGCTACTTTGCGGAGAACCTGGTCGACCCTGCGCAGACCACCGAAATGCTCACGAACATGGCCCAGATCGGTGTGGATACGATAGGGCATGCGCCGTTTCTGGCGGTTGACGAAGAGGGCGGCACCGTGACCCGCATCGCCTCGAACCCCGCCTTCGGCGTGACGGACGTGGGGGACATGGCCGCCATCGGAGATACCGGGGATGTATCGCAGGCGAAATCGGCGGCGCAGGCCATAGCCGGCTACCTCAAGCCGCTCGGCTTCAACATGGACTTCGCGCCGTGCTGCGACATCGCCAACGTGGAAGGCGGCGTCATGGCGCAGCGATCCTTCGGATCGGACCCCGAGCTTGTCTCCGACATGGTGGAGGCCCAGATAGAAGGCTTCGTCGAGTCGGGTATGCTGTGCAGCGCCAAGCATTTCCCAGGTATCGGGGCCGCCATCGGCGACAGCCATGACGGCAGCATCTCCATCGGCAGCACCCTTGAGGAGCTGCAGGCAACCGAGCTCGTTCCCTTCCAGCGCGCCGTTCAGGTGGGCGTGCCTTTCGTCATGGTGGGGCATCTGTCGGTGCCGAACGTGACGGGCGACGACACGCCGGCCTCCATTTCGAAGGTGATGGTGACCGACGTCCTGCGCGACCAGCTGCAATACGACGGCATTGTGGTGACGGATTCCTTGGAGATGGGCGCCGTTACGGCCTATGGGGATGCGGGTGCGGTCATGGCGTTGCAGGCCGGATGCGATATGGTGCTCATGCCGCTGGACTTCGCGGCGGCGTACAATGCGGTGTTGGCGGCGGTGTCCGACGGCACGTTGAGTGAAGAGAGGATTGACGAGTCTTTGACCCGCATCCTGCGTGTCAAGATGACGATGGAATAG
- a CDS encoding zinc ribbon domain-containing protein, producing the protein MGFLDNVTASVNRGVASAGRTTETLKLKNQLNDINKQRQALAAQLGASLYEATRENVDFRSGREGLYEGIASLDAQREAVNAQIMQLEAQERQQQINARVYTCPGCGGRVAETDMFCATCGTPIAQVRAANAMPSPMPGQVPCPHCGSPMNQGDAFCMHCGTAVSH; encoded by the coding sequence ATGGGATTCTTGGATAACGTGACTGCAAGCGTCAACCGCGGCGTGGCATCTGCCGGGCGCACTACCGAAACGCTGAAGCTGAAGAACCAGCTGAACGACATCAACAAGCAGCGCCAGGCCCTAGCCGCCCAGCTGGGTGCGAGTCTGTACGAAGCGACCAGGGAAAACGTCGATTTCCGCAGCGGTCGCGAGGGGCTCTATGAAGGCATCGCCTCGCTGGATGCCCAGCGCGAAGCCGTGAACGCGCAAATCATGCAGCTTGAAGCTCAGGAGCGTCAGCAGCAGATCAACGCGCGCGTGTACACGTGCCCGGGATGCGGCGGCCGCGTGGCGGAAACCGATATGTTCTGCGCGACCTGCGGAACGCCCATTGCCCAGGTGAGAGCCGCAAATGCGATGCCTTCTCCCATGCCCGGCCAGGTGCCGTGCCCGCATTGCGGCTCGCCGATGAACCAAGGGGACGCGTTCTGCATGCATTGCGGCACGGCTGTCTCCCACTGA
- a CDS encoding DUF6273 domain-containing protein encodes MKRFECQEELCEEADCSNCPLSVEDEDDDVVVMGKHASFAPVDVLRANSPVVELDPEPPAASEPEAEPEATVKPEPAAEPEPVVEPAHAVESVREPEYERESESEPVPVDEPEPEPESEPVDSAEPEPESELEAMSGADTELGADLEAEPESAVDSTPELVTASRPEPESEAEPEPEAEVEPEPKPAPEPAPEPKPAPETEPEPAPEPEEESSDGEFYDGLEVIDSASAVAMLPSQAHNVRLDATGSDLLGGGGNPFRFSESPDAKAAKRFSRANHWLIGALGVALVAAVALAIMLGSARSQNAQLQDDLNEAQATLSAIEQEQEAAAAAEAEAAAAEEQAAAEAEAPAVEVRDSVDDYSWDELSELSTMISEASSDADAIALAAEYHLCAKDGTLDGSQVKHVTLEDGTEASVCIVGFRHDQKHGAAGTAGITFQFVDSVSQFAMNDYGTNYGGWADSDMRSWLNSEMYLRLPSDLRNVVVEVEKATNNEGSASDRSCVSITSDKLWLLSLVEIIGISGEEAYWACDIFNVEGSQYPLYEFTGINAFYTDEQCASIVKNFDGYPASWWLRSSRPGSGSEFYYVTSEGIPDYAQYAGNYVGVAPCFCV; translated from the coding sequence ATGAAACGCTTTGAGTGTCAAGAAGAACTGTGCGAAGAAGCCGATTGCTCGAATTGCCCGCTGAGTGTCGAAGACGAAGATGACGATGTTGTCGTGATGGGCAAACATGCCAGTTTTGCCCCTGTTGACGTGCTTCGTGCGAATAGTCCCGTTGTCGAGCTGGATCCGGAGCCGCCGGCTGCGTCGGAACCTGAGGCCGAGCCTGAAGCGACGGTCAAGCCTGAGCCAGCGGCTGAGCCCGAACCTGTGGTCGAGCCTGCGCACGCGGTTGAATCGGTGCGGGAGCCTGAATATGAACGAGAGTCCGAATCCGAACCGGTGCCCGTAGACGAACCCGAACCCGAACCGGAATCGGAACCTGTGGACAGTGCCGAGCCGGAGCCGGAGTCGGAGTTGGAGGCTATGTCTGGGGCCGATACCGAGCTTGGAGCCGATCTCGAGGCGGAGCCCGAGTCTGCGGTTGATTCCACGCCCGAACTTGTGACGGCTTCTAGACCTGAACCTGAGTCCGAAGCCGAGCCTGAGCCCGAAGCTGAAGTTGAACCTGAGCCGAAGCCCGCGCCCGAGCCTGCACCTGAGCCGAAGCCCGCACCCGAAACGGAACCTGAACCCGCGCCAGAACCTGAGGAAGAGTCCTCCGACGGCGAGTTCTACGACGGACTCGAGGTCATCGATTCCGCATCCGCCGTCGCCATGCTTCCGTCCCAGGCCCACAACGTGCGCCTGGACGCCACGGGCTCTGACCTGCTGGGAGGCGGTGGCAACCCCTTCCGTTTCTCGGAAAGCCCCGATGCGAAGGCCGCGAAGCGGTTCTCTCGTGCGAACCATTGGCTGATCGGAGCGCTGGGCGTCGCGCTGGTGGCGGCTGTGGCCTTGGCCATCATGCTTGGCTCGGCCCGCAGCCAGAACGCCCAGCTCCAAGACGACCTGAACGAAGCCCAGGCAACCCTGAGCGCCATAGAGCAGGAGCAGGAGGCAGCAGCCGCAGCAGAAGCCGAAGCCGCTGCCGCCGAGGAGCAGGCTGCCGCAGAGGCAGAGGCGCCGGCCGTCGAGGTCCGCGACTCTGTCGACGACTATTCCTGGGACGAGCTCTCCGAGCTGTCGACGATGATTTCCGAAGCATCCTCGGACGCCGATGCCATCGCGTTGGCCGCCGAATACCACCTGTGCGCCAAAGACGGCACGCTTGACGGAAGTCAGGTGAAACATGTCACGCTCGAGGACGGGACCGAGGCCTCCGTGTGCATCGTGGGATTCCGCCACGACCAGAAGCACGGCGCGGCGGGAACCGCCGGCATCACCTTCCAGTTCGTCGATTCCGTGTCGCAGTTCGCCATGAACGATTACGGCACGAACTACGGCGGTTGGGCCGACAGCGACATGCGCTCGTGGCTGAATTCGGAAATGTACCTACGGCTGCCTTCTGACCTGCGCAATGTCGTTGTCGAGGTGGAGAAGGCCACCAACAACGAAGGGTCTGCATCCGACCGTTCCTGCGTGTCGATCACGTCCGACAAGCTGTGGCTGCTCTCCCTGGTGGAAATCATCGGCATCAGCGGCGAGGAAGCTTACTGGGCCTGCGACATCTTCAACGTGGAGGGCTCGCAGTACCCGCTCTACGAGTTCACGGGCATCAACGCCTTCTATACCGATGAGCAGTGCGCTTCGATCGTGAAGAACTTCGACGGCTATCCTGCCAGCTGGTGGCTGCGTTCGTCGCGACCTGGCAGCGGCTCGGAGTTCTACTATGTGACCTCCGAAGGCATTCCCGATTACGCCCAATACGCCGGCAATTACGTTGGCGTGGCACCTTGCTTCTGCGTGTAA
- a CDS encoding YARHG domain-containing protein: MYCLNCGAELKDGAGFCTSCGKPVQPVGPAANAAQTQIMDNAAWRPDTTEVMQPVDGAGAAGSGSAHYVEAPQPVPPKKTSKGLIAAVVVVALALVGILAALVFGGVLGADDADKDADKQETKVTQKADEVKPAEALVGNWNATKLVNSDGSDEIPEAGTYVITLEDDGTCKAMFAGTEQKGTWEVDEDGKGSVEVDGKAVDLELDGKKLILSSDGEEIWFKTATDEDMEAAAAMVGSAAASTAKSDDSSSDTAKSTDASTDANSADSKDDEVTATVTSDGGSSSSSDGSSSSSSSSSSSSGYVLPDSSTHYYTQSELSGLSDWELYVARNEIYARHGRGFQNEDLRSYFNSQSWYTEVYSPSEFDSMASPLNDCEKANAETIKSVEQARGSSYL, from the coding sequence ATGTATTGTTTGAACTGCGGAGCTGAATTGAAGGACGGCGCAGGCTTCTGCACGTCTTGCGGCAAACCCGTGCAGCCGGTGGGTCCGGCTGCGAATGCGGCCCAAACCCAGATTATGGACAATGCGGCATGGCGGCCTGACACGACCGAGGTCATGCAGCCTGTCGACGGCGCGGGCGCGGCGGGTTCGGGAAGTGCCCATTACGTCGAGGCCCCGCAGCCCGTGCCTCCCAAAAAGACGTCGAAGGGATTGATCGCGGCGGTCGTCGTGGTGGCACTTGCGCTGGTGGGAATCCTGGCGGCCCTGGTGTTCGGCGGAGTGCTCGGCGCCGACGATGCGGATAAGGACGCCGACAAGCAGGAGACCAAGGTGACCCAGAAGGCCGATGAGGTTAAGCCCGCCGAGGCGCTGGTGGGGAACTGGAACGCCACCAAGCTGGTCAACTCCGACGGATCGGACGAGATTCCGGAGGCCGGTACGTACGTCATCACGCTTGAAGACGACGGCACATGCAAGGCGATGTTCGCCGGCACCGAGCAGAAAGGCACCTGGGAGGTTGACGAAGACGGCAAGGGCTCGGTAGAAGTGGACGGCAAAGCGGTTGATCTTGAGCTGGACGGCAAGAAGCTGATCCTGTCTTCCGACGGGGAAGAAATCTGGTTTAAGACCGCCACTGACGAGGATATGGAGGCCGCAGCGGCCATGGTCGGTTCGGCGGCCGCATCGACCGCCAAAAGCGACGACTCTTCGTCCGACACCGCCAAGAGCACCGACGCAAGCACCGATGCGAACAGCGCTGATTCCAAGGATGATGAAGTGACCGCCACGGTGACCTCTGACGGAGGCTCCTCGAGCTCTTCCGACGGTTCCAGCAGCTCATCCAGCAGTTCCAGCTCTTCGTCTGGCTATGTTCTGCCGGACAGCAGTACCCACTATTACACCCAGTCCGAGCTGTCGGGCTTAAGCGACTGGGAACTCTACGTCGCCCGCAACGAGATCTACGCCCGCCATGGACGCGGATTCCAAAACGAGGACCTGCGGTCGTACTTCAACAGCCAGAGCTGGTACACGGAGGTGTATTCGCCGTCCGAGTTCGACAGCATGGCCAGCCCGCTGAACGACTGCGAGAAGGCCAACGCCGAAACCATCAAGTCGGTTGAGCAGGCTCGCGGTTCCAGCTACCTGTAG
- a CDS encoding N-acetylmuramoyl-L-alanine amidase: protein MLGKLRNVLPAAGSTIYVFERKDTLMEMLTTLAMLAAAFTLTMSLAACGASVDASDAADEGDRLEVSDEEVRHPETQKGPSLAENMLANRSGENRRYLQQVLEAADRQLAARGLAFASVLSAYEPVAVSSADDLRAQLDITEDYRDSFVHGEKGAEYQKYIVLHDTEGEGSAAGVVAYWDGNGAGVAAHFIINKDGTIVQCVPLDKITHHAGFGDTGHNELYGVQDESRDDKMGTVPIGDWAADYGMNSYSIGIEMVHVGGSGDYPEAQLEALDGLIAYIDAYYGFESAIIDHKAWRTGNSDTSPEFAGYLSNYQDHRTHN, encoded by the coding sequence ATGTTGGGGAAGTTGCGCAACGTTCTGCCCGCTGCAGGGTCTACCATCTACGTATTCGAAAGGAAGGATACGTTGATGGAGATGCTCACCACACTGGCCATGCTGGCGGCGGCTTTCACGTTGACGATGTCGCTTGCGGCCTGCGGCGCATCCGTCGACGCTTCGGACGCAGCCGACGAAGGCGACCGGCTCGAGGTTTCCGACGAGGAGGTTCGCCACCCCGAAACGCAAAAGGGGCCGTCGCTGGCCGAGAACATGCTGGCGAACCGTAGCGGGGAAAACCGCCGTTACCTGCAGCAGGTCCTGGAGGCCGCCGACCGTCAGCTGGCGGCGCGGGGGCTGGCCTTTGCATCGGTCCTTTCCGCATACGAGCCGGTTGCGGTGTCTTCTGCCGACGACCTGCGGGCGCAGCTGGACATTACCGAGGATTACCGCGACAGTTTCGTCCATGGCGAAAAGGGTGCGGAATACCAGAAGTACATCGTGCTGCACGATACGGAAGGCGAGGGCTCTGCCGCGGGCGTCGTCGCCTATTGGGATGGAAACGGCGCGGGCGTGGCGGCCCATTTCATCATCAACAAAGACGGAACCATCGTGCAGTGCGTGCCTCTGGACAAGATCACGCACCACGCCGGCTTCGGCGACACGGGGCACAATGAGCTGTACGGCGTTCAGGACGAATCCCGCGACGACAAGATGGGCACGGTGCCTATCGGCGACTGGGCCGCGGATTACGGCATGAACTCCTATTCCATCGGCATCGAGATGGTGCATGTGGGCGGTAGCGGCGATTATCCCGAGGCCCAGCTCGAGGCCCTGGACGGACTGATCGCCTACATCGACGCGTACTACGGATTTGAAAGCGCCATCATAGACCACAAGGCGTGGCGGACGGGCAATTCCGATACGTCTCCTGAATTTGCGGGGTATCTCAGCAATTATCAGGACCATAGGACGCATAATTAA
- a CDS encoding tetratricopeptide repeat protein, whose amino-acid sequence MIIDHEESAGPQQCPIEVLNDSSNSLIPHVLVSHPKSDEPDSTANRTNPTLYPPPNNRDDEGYLALKEGALYYVEGMRLLSSEKTSESIACFQAAEIMYLHAASRSNIQSFANLGYLYHYDRCAGAYFNSVDPSKAESPSEALISAVLELGADERAYYCFLHAARRGHAESCYMLGDLASSGKGCQKDEKTAFEYYMRAHDLSLKYDSVIWGNAAVRIAMCYERGIGCQKDLNEAHAWYARAIKGLDSSTHTNGRGKSKMLDAAKNGMKRVEQRLS is encoded by the coding sequence ATGATCATCGACCACGAGGAAAGCGCTGGCCCCCAGCAGTGCCCCATAGAAGTTCTAAATGATTCGAGCAACTCGCTCATTCCCCACGTTCTTGTCAGTCACCCCAAATCCGATGAGCCGGATTCGACGGCGAACCGGACGAATCCTACGCTTTACCCGCCTCCCAACAATCGGGACGATGAAGGGTACCTCGCCCTGAAAGAAGGGGCCCTCTATTACGTGGAAGGCATGCGCCTGCTGTCCTCCGAAAAGACGTCGGAAAGCATCGCGTGCTTCCAGGCCGCCGAGATCATGTACCTGCATGCGGCATCCCGGTCGAACATTCAGTCGTTCGCGAATCTCGGCTACCTCTATCATTACGACCGCTGCGCCGGAGCATACTTCAACTCGGTCGATCCGTCCAAAGCGGAATCCCCTTCGGAAGCGCTCATTTCCGCCGTTTTGGAACTGGGTGCCGACGAACGGGCATACTACTGTTTCCTTCATGCGGCACGTCGTGGCCATGCGGAGTCCTGCTATATGCTCGGAGACCTTGCGAGCAGCGGCAAAGGATGCCAGAAAGACGAGAAGACGGCATTCGAATACTATATGCGCGCACATGATCTGAGTCTGAAATACGACTCTGTCATCTGGGGAAACGCAGCCGTGCGAATCGCCATGTGCTACGAACGCGGCATAGGCTGCCAGAAAGACCTGAACGAGGCGCACGCATGGTACGCGCGCGCTATCAAGGGATTGGATTCATCCACTCACACGAACGGCAGGGGCAAATCCAAGATGCTCGACGCTGCCAAGAACGGCATGAAGCGTGTGGAGCAGCGCCTTTCGTAA
- a CDS encoding helix-turn-helix transcriptional regulator, with protein sequence MTEIGKRMKILYLMRIFNEETDEAVGLTMPQIIGRLSEMGISAERKAVYRDIEALRQFGMDIRVFQRAPVEYALVNRRFSLPELLLMTDAVQSSRFLTKGKSEDLVRSIKTLASKREAKSLSKRMHVEGRIKMQNESVYHNVDIIQEALRLKRKVEFQYYKYDLEKNKKLQHDGMVYMETPVQLIYSDGYYYLVVYNDKHTNFTNYRVDRMVEVRISEERATRNADIATFDVTEYESRAFGMYRGEAISVDLLVKEDAMSGVIDRFGKDVQVTPYDDEHAKVHAVVMESPVFYGWVAQYGDSIRIVQPKRLVDGYVDYLKGIIGSYE encoded by the coding sequence ATGACCGAAATCGGCAAACGCATGAAAATTCTGTACCTCATGCGCATATTCAACGAGGAGACAGACGAGGCCGTCGGGTTGACCATGCCTCAGATCATCGGGCGTCTCTCCGAAATGGGTATTTCGGCGGAACGCAAGGCCGTCTATCGCGATATCGAGGCTTTGCGCCAGTTCGGCATGGATATCCGCGTCTTCCAACGGGCTCCTGTGGAATATGCCTTGGTGAATCGCCGGTTCAGCCTGCCCGAGCTCCTGCTTATGACGGATGCCGTCCAGAGCTCCCGTTTCTTGACCAAGGGCAAGTCGGAGGATCTGGTCCGTTCCATCAAGACCTTGGCGTCGAAGCGCGAGGCGAAAAGCCTGAGCAAGCGCATGCACGTCGAGGGCCGTATCAAGATGCAGAACGAGAGCGTGTACCACAACGTCGACATCATCCAGGAGGCGCTTCGCCTGAAGCGCAAGGTGGAGTTCCAGTACTACAAGTACGACCTTGAGAAGAACAAGAAGCTGCAGCACGACGGCATGGTCTATATGGAGACGCCGGTGCAGCTCATCTATTCGGACGGATATTATTATCTGGTCGTTTACAACGACAAGCACACGAACTTCACCAACTACCGGGTAGACCGCATGGTCGAGGTGAGGATTTCCGAGGAGCGCGCCACCCGCAACGCCGACATCGCCACCTTCGACGTGACAGAATACGAATCGCGTGCGTTCGGCATGTACCGGGGCGAAGCGATCTCGGTCGATCTTCTGGTGAAGGAAGACGCCATGAGCGGCGTCATCGATCGCTTCGGGAAGGATGTGCAGGTCACGCCCTACGACGACGAGCATGCCAAGGTCCACGCCGTCGTGATGGAAAGCCCCGTGTTCTACGGTTGGGTGGCCCAGTATGGCGACTCGATCCGCATCGTTCAGCCGAAGCGCCTGGTGGACGGCTATGTCGACTACCTCAAGGGAATCATCGGCTCCTACGAATAG
- a CDS encoding class I adenylate-forming enzyme family protein — protein sequence MPITDFSIMNAAKYGDDIALVEVNPEVRASRGSSWREAELVEANPSNLYRRELTWRTFNSMANRTAHLLLDEGFGKGTKVAILMMNCLEWLPIYIGVLKTGAIAVPLNYRYDAEEIKYCLDLSESDALIFGPEFISRMEKVHDSLATVTKTYFVGDGCPEFCEDLLARAVHFSSDEPGVAIDDDDLGAIYFSSGTTGFPKAILHKHKSLMRAAITEQKHHGQTHDDCFLCIPPLYHVGAKMHWMGGLTVGSRAVILRGVNPEWILRTVSEEHCTIVWLLVPWAQDILDAIDAGKVNLDDYRLSQWRLMHIGAQPVPPSLIKRWKSVFPHHEYDTNYGLSEGIGPGSVHLGVENIHKVGAIGIAGYGWEAEVRKEDGTVVEPGSHEVGELCLKGDGGVMECYYNNPEATAETLRDGWLYTGDMAEVDADGFIYLVDRKKDVIIMGGENIYPVQIEDYLRSNDAIKDVAVIGVPDQRLGEIAAAIIEFKPGQEKTEEEMREFCMGLPRYKRPRRYIFAEVPRNATGKIEKPLLRKIYGGSSKLVRQESTN from the coding sequence ATGCCCATTACCGATTTCTCGATCATGAACGCCGCCAAATACGGTGACGATATCGCATTGGTCGAAGTCAATCCGGAGGTTCGTGCAAGCCGCGGCAGCTCTTGGCGCGAAGCCGAGTTGGTCGAAGCCAATCCGTCCAACCTCTACCGCCGCGAGCTCACGTGGCGCACGTTCAACTCCATGGCCAACCGCACGGCGCATCTGCTGTTGGACGAAGGCTTCGGCAAAGGCACCAAGGTTGCCATCCTCATGATGAATTGCCTGGAGTGGCTGCCCATCTACATCGGCGTGCTGAAGACCGGCGCCATCGCGGTGCCCCTGAACTACCGCTACGACGCCGAAGAAATCAAATACTGCCTGGACCTGTCCGAATCCGATGCGCTCATTTTCGGGCCTGAGTTCATCAGCCGCATGGAGAAGGTGCACGACTCTCTGGCCACGGTTACGAAGACCTACTTCGTGGGCGACGGCTGCCCCGAGTTCTGCGAAGACCTGCTGGCCCGCGCCGTTCACTTCTCCAGCGACGAACCTGGCGTGGCCATCGACGACGACGATCTAGGCGCCATCTATTTCTCCAGCGGCACGACCGGCTTCCCCAAGGCCATCCTGCACAAGCACAAGAGCCTGATGCGCGCCGCCATCACCGAGCAGAAACACCACGGCCAGACCCACGACGACTGCTTTCTGTGCATCCCGCCGCTGTACCACGTGGGCGCCAAAATGCACTGGATGGGCGGCCTGACGGTGGGCTCCCGTGCGGTTATCCTGCGCGGCGTGAACCCCGAGTGGATCCTGCGCACGGTGTCCGAGGAGCATTGCACCATCGTATGGCTGCTGGTGCCGTGGGCCCAGGACATCCTGGACGCCATTGACGCCGGCAAGGTGAACTTGGACGATTACCGCCTGAGTCAGTGGCGCCTCATGCACATCGGCGCCCAGCCGGTGCCGCCTAGCCTGATCAAACGCTGGAAGAGCGTCTTCCCGCATCACGAGTACGACACCAACTACGGCCTGTCTGAAGGCATCGGGCCCGGCAGCGTGCATCTGGGGGTCGAGAACATCCACAAGGTGGGCGCCATCGGCATCGCCGGCTACGGCTGGGAGGCCGAGGTCCGCAAGGAAGACGGCACAGTGGTCGAGCCTGGCAGCCACGAGGTTGGCGAGCTGTGCCTGAAGGGCGACGGCGGCGTGATGGAGTGCTACTACAACAACCCCGAAGCCACGGCAGAGACGCTGCGCGACGGCTGGCTGTACACCGGCGACATGGCGGAAGTGGACGCCGACGGGTTCATTTACCTGGTCGACCGCAAGAAGGACGTCATCATCATGGGCGGCGAGAACATCTACCCGGTCCAGATCGAAGACTACCTGCGCTCCAACGACGCCATCAAGGACGTGGCGGTCATCGGCGTTCCCGACCAGCGCCTGGGCGAAATCGCTGCGGCCATCATCGAGTTCAAGCCCGGCCAGGAGAAGACAGAAGAGGAGATGCGGGAGTTCTGCATGGGTCTTCCGCGTTACAAGCGCCCGCGCCGCTACATCTTCGCCGAGGTGCCGCGCAACGCTACAGGCAAGATCGAGAAGCCGCTGCTTCGCAAGATCTACGGAGGCTCCTCCAAGCTCGTCCGTCAGGAGAGCACCAACTAA
- a CDS encoding AIM24 family protein produces the protein MYTIKNFLQNDDVTVLSQMGAFSVIEWKRDLSLTPETVQNAWFCSEMNVRRRQVVVDLKQAPVTIQAGAMQWMVGDVYNDTGVKGAGDFLGKALRGAVTNESAIKPEYKGTGTLVLEPTYKYIILLDVAQWGNNIVLDDGLFLACYSSLKHTAVMRSNISSAAAGGEGLFNLAIQGFGALCLESPCPQEELIEIELNDDVLKIDGNMALAWSGSLQFTVERSSKSLIGSAASGEGLVNVYRGTGKVLMAPTSR, from the coding sequence ATGTACACGATCAAGAATTTCCTCCAGAACGACGACGTGACCGTCCTTTCCCAAATGGGAGCGTTCAGCGTCATCGAGTGGAAGCGCGACCTTTCCCTCACTCCCGAAACCGTCCAGAACGCCTGGTTCTGTTCCGAGATGAACGTTCGCCGTCGTCAGGTGGTCGTTGACCTGAAGCAGGCCCCTGTCACCATCCAGGCCGGAGCCATGCAGTGGATGGTCGGAGACGTGTACAACGACACGGGAGTCAAGGGCGCAGGCGATTTCCTCGGCAAGGCCCTGCGCGGCGCTGTGACCAACGAGTCGGCCATCAAGCCTGAGTACAAGGGCACGGGCACCCTGGTCCTGGAGCCCACCTACAAGTACATCATCCTTCTGGACGTCGCCCAGTGGGGTAACAACATCGTGCTGGACGACGGCCTGTTCTTGGCATGCTATTCCAGCCTGAAGCATACCGCGGTCATGCGCTCCAACATCTCTTCGGCAGCCGCCGGCGGCGAAGGCCTGTTCAACCTGGCCATCCAGGGCTTCGGCGCGCTGTGCCTCGAGTCGCCCTGCCCGCAGGAAGAGCTCATCGAAATCGAACTGAACGACGACGTTCTGAAGATCGACGGCAATATGGCGCTGGCCTGGAGCGGATCGTTGCAGTTCACCGTCGAGCGCTCCAGCAAGAGCCTTATCGGCTCCGCAGCATCCGGCGAAGGCCTGGTCAACGTCTATCGCGGTACCGGCAAGGTCCTGATGGCGCCCACCTCTCGCTAA
- a CDS encoding TetR/AcrR family transcriptional regulator → MAKPGRPRKDANAGDARQRIIDATVAIISQKGADAVTVRSVCEKSGLSNGTFYHHFANKDELMMEFVHDSLFGEAQLNHPLDQIAERICDLYLHLLHGYMGMGKDFMKSFYSTNNTALSAYMGTHDGAFAPGTIMEKSEVEMRAAQDAGLVDPAADAHTICCDICTIVKGCVFEWCLEDGRMDVEAALHRLVGNYLRPYLRG, encoded by the coding sequence ATGGCAAAGCCCGGAAGACCTCGCAAAGATGCGAACGCCGGCGACGCCCGCCAACGCATCATAGACGCAACTGTCGCAATTATCTCCCAGAAGGGCGCGGACGCCGTCACGGTGCGCAGCGTCTGCGAGAAATCAGGACTGTCGAACGGCACCTTCTACCACCACTTCGCCAACAAAGACGAGCTCATGATGGAGTTCGTGCACGATTCGCTGTTCGGCGAAGCCCAGCTCAACCACCCCTTGGACCAGATTGCCGAGCGCATCTGCGACCTGTACCTGCACCTTCTGCACGGCTACATGGGCATGGGCAAGGACTTCATGAAGAGCTTCTACTCCACGAACAACACCGCCCTGTCGGCGTATATGGGAACCCATGACGGAGCCTTCGCGCCTGGAACCATCATGGAGAAAAGCGAGGTGGAAATGCGGGCCGCGCAGGACGCGGGGCTGGTCGACCCCGCAGCGGACGCGCACACCATCTGCTGCGACATCTGCACCATTGTCAAAGGCTGCGTGTTCGAATGGTGCCTGGAAGACGGTCGGATGGATGTGGAAGCCGCCCTCCATCGTCTGGTCGGCAATTACCTCAGACCTTACCTGCGCGGTTGA